In Cyanobacterium stanieri LEGE 03274, the following are encoded in one genomic region:
- a CDS encoding photosystem II protein Y, which produces MDWRIVVVLLPLGIAAGWAVFNIGAVAISQLQNFLAKRNEQG; this is translated from the coding sequence ATGGACTGGAGAATTGTTGTTGTATTGTTACCTCTAGGGATTGCCGCAGGTTGGGCTGTTTTTAATATTGGTGCAGTGGCTATCAGTCAATTACAAAACTTCCTTGCTAAACGTAATGAGCAAGGCTAA
- the mnmE gene encoding tRNA uridine-5-carboxymethylaminomethyl(34) synthesis GTPase MnmE produces the protein MKDIVQQDTIVAIASAVVPNQGSIGIVRLSGVDALKIAQKIFKPLGKPKWQSHQVIYGYVKNPITDKVVDEALLIYMQSPRSFTREDVIEFHCHGGIIPVQQVLELCLEYGARLANGGEFSLRAFLNGRIDLTQAESIAEMIGAKSAYASQVALAGLQGKLAQPIRDMRHNLLDILAEVEARIDFEDDLPPLDETQIIKDVEQNLTKIKHILATKEQGELLRSGLKVAIVGRPNVGKSSLLNAWSKSDRAIVTDLPGTTRDVVESQLVVNGIPIQVLDTAGIRETEDTVEKIGVMRSLKAVNQADLVLFTISGETGWMSEDEEIYQQIKHLNIILIINKIDIAKENLTYPPEISQIVKTAATIQQGITDLENAIINTVETGITQAQDLDIAINQRQAAALTRAKVALNQVQETIDNQLPLDFWTIDLRSAIQALGEITGEEVTESVLDRIFSRFCIGK, from the coding sequence GTGAAAGATATAGTTCAACAAGATACCATAGTTGCGATCGCCTCGGCAGTAGTACCAAATCAGGGTAGTATTGGTATAGTAAGATTGAGCGGTGTTGATGCCCTAAAAATTGCCCAGAAAATATTTAAACCCCTAGGAAAACCAAAATGGCAATCCCATCAAGTCATTTATGGTTATGTAAAAAACCCTATTACCGATAAAGTCGTTGACGAAGCATTGTTGATTTATATGCAATCTCCCCGCTCGTTTACAAGGGAAGACGTGATAGAGTTTCATTGTCATGGGGGTATTATTCCCGTGCAACAGGTATTAGAATTATGTTTAGAATATGGCGCGAGGTTAGCCAATGGGGGGGAATTTAGTTTACGGGCGTTTCTCAATGGCAGAATTGACTTAACCCAAGCTGAAAGTATTGCCGAGATGATAGGGGCAAAATCTGCCTATGCTTCTCAAGTTGCCTTGGCTGGATTACAAGGAAAACTCGCCCAACCGATTAGGGATATGCGTCACAATCTTTTGGATATTTTGGCGGAGGTGGAAGCAAGAATTGATTTTGAGGATGATTTACCCCCCCTCGATGAGACACAAATTATTAAAGATGTTGAGCAAAATTTAACTAAGATAAAACATATTTTAGCCACAAAAGAACAAGGAGAATTGTTGCGCAGTGGTTTAAAAGTTGCCATTGTCGGGCGCCCCAATGTGGGAAAATCTAGTTTATTGAATGCTTGGAGTAAGAGCGATCGCGCCATAGTTACAGATCTACCAGGAACCACTAGGGATGTGGTAGAATCTCAACTGGTGGTAAATGGTATCCCCATCCAAGTATTAGACACCGCAGGTATTAGGGAAACAGAAGATACCGTCGAAAAAATTGGTGTGATGCGATCGCTCAAAGCCGTTAACCAAGCAGATTTAGTCTTGTTTACCATCTCTGGGGAAACAGGATGGATGTCAGAAGACGAGGAAATCTATCAACAAATCAAACACCTTAATATCATCCTTATCATCAATAAAATTGATATTGCTAAGGAAAACTTAACCTACCCCCCAGAAATAAGCCAGATAGTCAAAACCGCCGCCACCATCCAACAAGGTATTACCGACTTAGAAAACGCCATCATCAACACCGTAGAAACAGGCATCACCCAAGCCCAAGATTTAGACATCGCCATCAACCAAAGACAAGCCGCAGCCCTTACCCGTGCCAAAGTAGCCTTAAATCAAGTACAAGAAACCATCGATAATCAACTACCCCTCGATTTTTGGACTATTGATTTACGTAGTGCCATTCAAGCCTTAGGAGAAATTACAGGGGAGGAGGTGACAGAGTCGGTTTTAGATCGAATTTTTAGCCGTTTTTGTATTGGTAAGTAG
- a CDS encoding LL-diaminopimelate aminotransferase, producing the protein MELSKRIKPLKSNVFADMDQAKSEAVKNGKNLIDLSLGSADLPTPKHILRAIASSLDNSANHGYLLHRGTSEFRQVIADWYGQRFGVKVDPDTEVLPLIGSQEGTAHLPLTVLNEGDYALVLDPGYPSHAGGVYLAGGHIYPMALLAENDFLPQFEQIPHDILSRSKMMILSYPHNPTSAIAPKSFFEKAVNFCEQNELVLVHDFPYLDIYFDNKKPPSILQTDPEKKVSIEFFTFSKSYNMGGFRIGFAIGNSLLITALKQVKSVIDFNQYKGILEGAMVALTSSQECVQETVNIYRQRRDFLVNSLRNIGWEVDTPSATLYLWAKLPPKYNDSIKFCVDLVQATGVALSPGAGFGKQGEGYVRFALVQPVEVLQEAVDRIGVFLHTMDKNKLL; encoded by the coding sequence ATGGAATTATCTAAGAGAATTAAACCATTAAAAAGTAATGTTTTTGCTGATATGGATCAGGCAAAATCTGAGGCAGTAAAAAATGGTAAAAATTTAATTGATTTGTCTTTAGGTTCAGCTGATTTACCTACCCCTAAACATATTTTAAGGGCGATCGCCTCTTCTTTGGATAATTCCGCAAACCATGGTTATTTATTACACCGAGGCACATCAGAATTTAGACAGGTAATAGCAGATTGGTATGGGCAAAGATTTGGGGTAAAAGTTGATCCTGATACCGAAGTATTGCCCCTCATTGGCTCTCAGGAAGGCACTGCCCATTTACCCCTAACTGTCCTAAATGAAGGGGATTACGCCCTAGTATTAGATCCGGGTTATCCTTCCCATGCGGGGGGTGTATATCTGGCAGGGGGGCATATTTACCCCATGGCTTTGTTAGCCGAAAATGATTTTTTACCCCAATTTGAGCAGATTCCCCATGACATTTTATCTCGCTCAAAAATGATGATTTTGAGTTATCCCCACAACCCCACCAGTGCGATCGCCCCTAAAAGTTTTTTTGAAAAAGCAGTTAATTTTTGTGAGCAAAATGAGCTTGTTTTAGTTCATGACTTTCCCTATTTAGATATTTATTTTGACAATAAAAAACCCCCCTCAATATTACAAACAGATCCAGAAAAAAAAGTTTCTATCGAATTTTTTACCTTTTCAAAATCTTATAATATGGGTGGATTTAGAATTGGTTTTGCCATTGGTAATAGTCTATTAATTACCGCCCTTAAACAAGTAAAATCAGTCATCGACTTTAATCAATATAAAGGCATTTTAGAAGGTGCTATGGTTGCCCTCACCTCCTCCCAAGAATGCGTCCAAGAAACCGTCAACATTTATCGTCAAAGACGAGACTTTTTAGTTAACTCCCTAAGAAATATTGGCTGGGAAGTCGATACCCCCTCCGCCACCCTTTATCTATGGGCAAAATTACCCCCTAAATACAACGATTCCATTAAGTTTTGTGTCGATTTAGTTCAAGCCACAGGAGTCGCCCTTTCCCCGGGGGCAGGTTTTGGGAAGCAGGGCGAAGGCTATGTGAGGTTTGCCCTAGTGCAACCTGTGGAGGTTTTGCAAGAGGCAGTAGATAGAATTGGGGTTTTCCTTCACACCATGGACAAAAACAAATTATTATGA